Genomic segment of uncultured Desulfobacter sp.:
CTCTTCGGTAAGATTCATTAAATCTTCATAGGTGGCATAGGCCTGGTAGAACTCAACCATGGTGAACTCCGGATTGTGCCGGGTGGAAACCCCTTCGTTCCTGAAGTTCCGGTTGATTTCAAATACCTTTTCAAATCCGCCCACCACCAGTCGTTTCAAATACAGTTCCGGTGCAATGCGCAGGTACAACTCCATACCCAGGGCATTGTGCCATGTTTTAAACGGGGTGGCTTCGGCACCGCCGGGCAGCGTCTGCATCATGGGTGTTTCCACTTCCATGAAACCGTTTTCATCAAAAAACCGTCTCATGGCCGCCACAATGGCGCTGCGTTTTTTAAAAATCTGCCGGGTGTTTTCATTCATGATCAGATCAAGGTACCGCTGGCGGTATCTTTTTTCAGGGTCCTTGATACCGTGAAATTTTTCAGGCAGCGGCCTTACGGATTTGGATAAAAGCTTAAAACTTTCGGCAAGCAGGGTCCATTCTCCGGTTTTTGTCTGGAACAACGGGCCCTCGACACCGATGAAATCACCAACATCCAGTTTTTTAAACAAAGCGTAGACATCATCGCCCACCTTGTTTTTCTGGATATATACCTGCATCTGCTCTCCGGCATCCTGAAACCTGACAAATGAGGATTTGCCCATTTTATTAATGGCCATCATACGACCGGCAAGGCGGAATTTTCGTCCGTTTTCGCCCAGGGTATCCGTATTTTTTTCTATAATATCTTTGACCTCATAAACCCTGTGATCCGGTTTAAAATCATTGGGATAAAGGTTGATGCCATCGGTTTTTAGCTCGTTTATTTTTTCTTTGCGAAGATCAAGAAGTGTGCTTGTTTTGTTATCCATAAAAATAATTGCTCTCGTTTATATTTAGGCTTCCGAATTTATACACAAAAAGGGCCGCTTCCCTTTAATTTTAAACTTTTAGCCATGGGAAACCCCATGAATAAAACATGGTAAAATAGCGCTTTTGCATAGCCTTGTCAATGACGGCTCGGCGGGGGAAAAATAATCGCAAATAAATAATGGTTATTCCCAACCCACTCTCTTTAAACAAGAAATTTGCCATAAGATCAAAAAAAGTATAAAGAGGTACAGTGAAGGTGTCAATGACACACCGAAACGTCATACGCACAAGGTATGACATATGCACTATCCATCGTTTAATACAAGGAGAATTAAATGTGTAATTGTAAATGTATGGACCCTAAAAAACTCAAAGACAAACCTGAAAACTGTACACCTCAGCAAATAGAAAAATGCCATGGGAAAGACGGCGGACATCCTTGTTCCTGCAATTCCGATAAAAAAAATGAGAGCACGGACAAAAGCCAATAGTGCAATGCTTAATTATGGGCTGAACCTTGGTGGAGAGCCAGGTCAGCCCGCGACCATTATTGTAGAAAGCCAACATGCCCGAAAATTAAATAATTCAGCTAAGTCAGACTGCCTCACCTCTGGGGATGCCATAAACCGCCTTTCAGCCTCGCTGTATTAAACCTCACGTAAAACTTAAATGAAAAAATATATTGGATGGATTATTTTTGGAACGCTTGTTCTGTATCTGATAAGTATTCCTGCGCCCTGTATCCTAATTTTGTCGACACTGCTGGGGTGGATTGTGCCGGTTCTTATGTGGCCGGCACTGGGTAAGAGTGCACGAAATCAGGCGCTGCTGCTGCTGATAACCGGCGGTATTCTCATTGGTTTTGCTGGATACAAAGGCATATTCTCAGGCTGGCAGGCAATTTTTACCACCAATCTGCCTTTGCTGGCCATGTTTGTTGCAGTTTCTTTTCTCGCCCTGACCAATACCGGCATCGAAGACCAGGAACTCCCCCAGGGGAAGCGGGCGCTCTCCATCACGGCCTTGGGCACCCACCTGCTTGGTGCGGTCATCAATTTGTCAGTGCTCTTTGTTTTCGGCGATCGCCTGCGTAAAAACGGTATCTTGACCAGCACCCAGGCCTTCGTTCTTGCCCGCTCATTCTGTGCGGCGGCATGGTGGTCGCCTTTCTTTGTTGCCACAGGTGTTGCCCTCACCTATGCTCCGGGCATGTCATTGCATAAAACCTTGATCCCTGGCGCGATGATGAGCCTTCTTGCCATTGGCTATTCTATTGTTGAAGTGGGCTTTGTCAAAAAAGAATCCTTCTCCGGATATCCATTCAGGGTTGACACCATGGTCGTGCCGACGTTTCTTGCTTTAATTGTTCTTGGCGTACACTATTTTGAACCGGAGATCAGCATTCTTACCGTTATCTGCCTGGTTGCACCACTGGGCGCTGTTGTTTTCATGAAATTTCGACCCAGGACGGCCGCAGTGCGTGATTTTATCAACACGAACCTGCCATCGGTGGGCAGTCAATTTACTCTGTTCCTTGCCGCGGGCGTTTTCTCTGCAGGTATCAAATCAATAATCCAGGTGTATCCAACGCTGTTCAACCTTGAGGGAGCGACTTTAACCCCGGGACTGATGTCTGTGATCCTGGCCGTGATGATCATCATTGGAATTGCCGGTGTCCATCCTGTTGTCAGCGTTTCAATTGCCAGCCCCCTGCTGCTTCCGCTCAACCCGGATCCTTCCCAGCTGGGCTTTTTGTTTCTCAGTTGCTGGGCCATATCAACGGCCAGCAGTCCGCTGTCCGGCGTCGGACTGGCCCTGGTGAGCCGGTACCGGGTTCAGCCCAGGGTGATTCTCCAGAGCAATTGGCTTTACGCCGCTGTGATGTGGGCAACCGCCGCCACAGCATGCAATCTCTTTTTCCGTCATTGATGTCTGGGTGTATATGTCTGATCGGTTCATAATCCGGAACAAAGCCCAAATTCATTCTTTTAAATGGGGATTTTGAAAAATAAGGGTAAAAACTGTACCTTTGCCGGGAATGGATTCAAAATCAATCATACCGTCATAGGTATCAACAATCCTGTGGATAATTGAAAGCCCTATCCCAGTCCCGTCACTTTTAGTTGTGTAAAACGGATCAAAAATATGAGAGGCTGTTTTTTGATCAATACCGCCCCCTGTGTCTCGAACGGTCAAGTAAATACGCTTGTGTCGTGGAGAGGAGAGAGTGATTGTAATTTTCCCTTTATCTTCAATGGCTTCGGCTGCGTTTTTAATCAAATTCCATAAAATCTGCTGCAGATGAACCGCATCCATATACACATAAAGATCCCTTTCAAGCCGCGTGACAACATGAATGCGGCCATGCCAGTCCGGTGTATTGTCAAACAATATTTTTACATCATCAATGGCCTTGGCCAAATCGACCAGTTCAGCGTTGGTCCTGCTGGGTTTTGCAATCAGTCGAATATCGGTCACGATCTGTTTGAGACGTTCTGTTTCCCTTAACACAATCTGCATTAGTTTATCATTGTCTCCGGTGGGAGCCATCTCTTCTTTTAACATCTGTATGGAACCGGATAAGGATGCCAAAGGATTTTTAATCTCGTGGGCAATGCCGGATACAATTTCATCCACCACCGCCATTTTTTCCACACGTTTTAAATGTTCCTGGGCAATCCTAAGATCTTTTCTGGCGGTTTTTAGCTGTATAGCGAGGATACCGCTTAGTGCCGCAGTGGCAAAACAGGCTGAAATAATGATCACAATCCGGTACAAAATATGGTGCTGCGCCACTAACAGGGATAGAGGTTGGCTTTCCGACACCGAAGCAATGATCCTAAGAAACTCAAGTTCAATGAGAAGACCGTATTGAATGCTTGATACCAGCGCCACTGCAAAACTGCCCCGGGCAAGCAGCAGCATGGCGGCATAAATGATGACCAGCAAATATAAAAATGTAAAGATACTGTGATAACCGCCTGTGACAAAAACAATTGCGGTCACAAGAAACGTATCAACAACGACCTGAATATATGCAAGGCCATACAAATATTTTTTCCAGCGAAGCCAGATAAAATAAACCACTGAAAGCCCAAGGATGGTGCCGGAAATTTTGTACAGGGATAGAAAGGACGGATCCCTGTAGCCGGACAGGTCGGCATCGGAAAAAAAAAGGGTGGAACATAGCAGTATCAGGGCGAATACCGCCCTGGCCAAAACAACCCACTTGATCTGAACAAACAGATCCCGGGTTCGTCGTAACAAAAGATCCGGTTTATCCAACAGCGCCGGCCATTGAAAAAATGGGAAGATACATGGCAATAACAAGGCCGCCGACCACAATGCCTAAAAATACGAGCATAAACGGCTCGATCATATCCGTCAGATTTTTTACGGCCTGGTCCACCTCATCATCATAAAAGTCCGCTATTTTAGTCATCATAACATCCAGGGCGCCTGTGGATTCACCCACGGCGATCATTGAGCAGACCATGGCGGGAAACACGCCGCTTTCCAGCAAAGGATCCGCCATGGACCGGCCTTCGGCGATGCCCACCTTGACATCGGATATGGCAAATTCAACAATTTTATTCCCAGAGGTTTTGCCCACAATATCCAGGGCTTCAAGAATAGAGACCCCGGACGAAATCATGGTGGATGTGGTACGGGTAAATTTTGCCACAGCCACCTTTCGGATCAAAATGCCGATGACCGGCAGGCGCAAAAACATATCATCAAAAAAAATTCGGCCCTTTTTTGTTCTATAAATTTGCCTGTACAGAAAGCCGGCACCTATAACTCCAAAAATTATCCACAGGATACGGTCCACCACAAAATTACTTAGATTAATAACAAGCTGGGTGAAAGCGGGCAGTGCAGAGCCCATGTCCGCAAACATTTGTTCAAACACCGGTATCACAAAAACCAGAATAACGCCCACCACAATAACAGCCACTGACAAGGTAATGGCCGGATAGGTCATGGCCCCTTTGACCTGTTTTTTGAGTTTTGCCATTTTTTCGGCATAGGCTGCCAGCCGCTGTAAAATAACATCAAGGATACCCCCGGCCTCCCCGGCGGCTATCATGTTGACAAACAGTTCATTAAAGGTTTTTGGATATTTTTTCAAAGCATCGGCAAAGGTCTCTCCGGATTCAACAGACTCTTTAATATGCTTAAGCTGCTTTTTAAATGTAGGATTCTCCTGCTGGGAATACAAAAGTTCTATGCATTGCAAAAGCGGCAGGCCCGCATCAATCATAGTGGAAAACTGCCTCGCGAAAATAATAACATCGCTGTCTTTCACTTTCGGCGCAAGAAAGGAGACATTTTCAAACAGATCCTTGGGTTTCTTGCGGACCCGTGTGGGGGTTATTTTGCGGCGTTCCAGGGAGGCCCTTACCTGTTCCGGCGTTTCAGCTTCCATCTCCCCTTTGATCTTTCTACCTTTGGGATTCTTTCCTTTCCACTCATAAATGACGGCCATAATCATTCCTTCATATGTTTAGGATAAAGGCCGTCAATGACGACCATTATTTGGCGATGTAGACTCAAGGACGTGTCGGAACATTGTAAATTCAAATTATATATACTATATAAATTTGCAAAGTGCATTTCAACAGGAGTTATTCGGTGTCCCCAAAAAAACAGAAAACTTTTCCAAAAACAGTCATAACCAGCCATGTAAATTCTGATTTTGACGCCATCGGCGCCATGCTTGCCGCCCTAAAGCTCTATCCGGACAGTGTCATTATCTTTCCCGGGTCTCAGGAAAAAAATCTCAGGGATTTTTTTGTCCACTCCATGGGATATCTGTTTAACATGGCAGACCCCGCGAACATCGACTTCTCCGGAACCCAGCGGCTGGTCATTGTGGATACCCGGCAAAAAAACCGCCTGTCCGGCGTTGAAGCGCTTCTGGAAAAACCGGATCTGATCATTGATATTTACGATCACCACCCCTCGTTTCCCGACGAAATCAAAGGGACCTATGACCTGTCAAAGCCATACGGGGCCACCACCACCATCATGTGTGAACTGCTGCGTGAAAAAAATATCGCCATCACCAGTGATGAAGCCACAGTGATGGCCCTTGGGATTTACGAGGATACCGGCAACTTCACCTATGCCTCCACAACCCCGGCGGATTTTGAACAGGCTGGTTTCCTGATCTCCTGCGGTGCCAGTTTGTCCACCATTTCAAGCCTTGTGGTCAAGGAGATGAAGACAGAACAGGTCACCTGGCTCAATGAACTGATCAATGAAATGACCACCGTTACCGTCAACGGCCTCCCCATCCACCTGTCGGCCATCGCCGCATCCCACTACATCCCCGACCTTGCCTCCATTGTCCAAAAAATTGTCAGAATGGAAAATCTGGACTGTTTTTTTGCCCTGGTACTCATGGGATCCAAGGTGTATGTCATTGCCCGAAACCGCCTGCACGAACTGGATGTGGGTAAAATACTGGGAGCTCTTGGTGGCGGTGGTCATTTTTATGCGGCATCCGCCAAGGTGGAAAACCAGACCCTTCCCCAGGTTGAAATGCGTTTAATTGAACTGATCCAGCAACAGATCAAACATGTGCGTGTGGCAAAAAAACTGATGTCCAGCCCGGCCATCACCATCACCGCAGAAGAATCGTGCCGGGATGCCGCGCAAAAAATGATCCGTTACAATATCAATACCCTTCTTGTTCTTGACCCGCAGACACTTGAGTATTCAGGGTATATCACACGCCATGTGGCCGAAAAAATCGTACATCACAAGCTTGCCGGTCAGCCGGTAATCGATTACTTTGAACCCGGCGGTCAAAGTGTCACTCTCTCCAGCGATCTGGCTGAAATTGAACGCATCATCATTGATTTAAAACAGCGGGTCGTTCCGGTGATGGATAATCATACAATTGCCGGGGTCATCACACGCACCGACCTTTTAAATTTTTTGGTGGAGCATAACCGGGAAGTTGTCTTAAGTGAAAAAACCGACATTTCCGGCCTGAAACCCCGTACAAAATACGTGGGCAATCGTTTGAAAAATCAACTGGACGAACGGGTGCAAACCCTGCTTTCCGACATCGGCACGGCCGGAGACACCCTCGGCGTGGAGGTCTTTGTGGTGGGCGGGTTTGTCAGGGACCTGATGCTCGAGCGCCCCATCGAAGACGTGGACGTTGTGGTGGAAGGAGACGGCATTGCCTTTGCCCGTTATTTTGCATCACTGCACAATTGCAGACTGCACCAGCACCGCAAATTCAACACCGCCGTCATCATTTTTGAGGATGAATTCAAGGTTGATGTGGCCTCTGCCCGCCTCGAATACTATGCGACGCCGGCCGCACTGCCTGTGGTGGAGAACTCCTCCATCAAAATGGATCTTGCCAGACGGGATTTTACCATCAACACCCTGGCCATCTCCCTGAACACCGACACCTTCGGAACCCTCATCGACTATTTCGGCGGCGTCAGGGATGTGAAGGATAAAATTGTACGCATTATCCACAACCTAAGCTTTATTGAAGACCCCACCCGAATTTTCAGGGCCATCAAATTCTCCAACCGGTTTGGATTCAGGATCGGCAAGGTGACCGCCAACCTGATCAAAAACGCCTTAAATGTCGGTGCGGTGAAGCATTTAAGCGGTCTGCGGGTGCTGTCCGAACTCAAACAGATTTTTGGCGAAGAAAACCCGTTGCCTGCTGTGGAGACCATGGCAGAATACGGTCTGGACAAAGTGATTCATAATGATCTGAAATTAACCCACGCCACCTGCGACCTGTTTGAATCCGTGGGTAAAATCCTGGCATGGCATGATCTTTTGTATGCAGATGACGACTATCCAAGGTGGGCGGTTTACTTTATGGCCTGGCTTCACGGCTATCCCTTTGCGGTAACCGCCCAGATTGCGGACCGCCTGATGTTTCCCGTCAAAGAGCGGGAACGCCTGCTTGAGCAGCGCATGAAGGCCGAACAAAGAATCCGGCTGATTGAAAAAAGCTATCCGGTCTCAAACCAGCAGATGTACTGGTGGCTGATCTACTTTAAAACAGAGTGCCTCTTATTTATGCTGGCGCTGACCAAAAATGAAGCGGTGCGCAAGGCCATCTCTTATTTTTATACCCACCAGCGAAATATCAAACCATTAATCAGTGGCAAAGATCTTAAATTCTTAGGTATCAAACCAGGACCCGCCTACACCACGATTCTCAATACAATTATCGACGAAAAGCTCGATAAAAAATTAAATACCATGGAAGAGGAACTTGAATTTGCCAAACACTACGCCTGGCAAAACAATTTGATTTAATGGCGTGAAAAGGTAACGGGTTGACTTTTCAACCATTTTTGCATAACTCTTTAAAAAGGATAAAAATTCAAAACCTTTGTTCACACTAAACCTGTAAATTTACCGATTACGTTAATTCTTACAAATTTAATTTTCGCAATACTTGATCCATTTTGAATCCCCCCCCACGGGGGTGTTGTACAAGCATAAAGTCGCTCCTTACAATATCAGTATAAAATTTAAGTTTTCATTTGAAAGGTTTTTGTATGGCTAAATGCAATCGGTGTGAAGCATTACCAGACGTGGGGTTTCAAGACGGAACCCTCTACCTGTCACCGCCCATGGAACCGACATTAAAATCAATTGAACGCATTTTAGAACGCCATGCCATCGACATCGAATATCCCGCAGCAAATATCCTGGCCATCCCCTATACAGGTGATGAACTTTTTAGCCGGAACCCTGCTGAAAGACCTGTTTGACACAAACGAGGTACACAACTATGGCGACACCATGCACTACAGTTTTCTTGTCAATGAAAACGGCTACTACCTGAAGTCGGAACTGTTCCCGGACAAAGAGTTCGCCTTTATGTTCAGTGACTGCAAAGACAAGCGATTTTCCATTGATTTTCCAGAAGCCTGGCAGGGGGCGTTAAAGGGGAAAAAACAAATAGAGACCGATCAGGGCATTTTTTTGACCAGTGTGCTGCCCGTTCCAATTTCTCTCCTAAAATCCCAGCAGACGGATATCGGCAAGATTGACAGTTCAAATCACTGGTATCTGTTTCACTTTATCACCCAAGAGAGCATCAAGCAAAAGTCATTCATATACGGCCCTTGGCAACCTATTATCATTTCAATGCTTGTTTTTATCGCCCTGATGGTCGGCTTTTTTTTAGCCCAG
This window contains:
- the lysS gene encoding lysine--tRNA ligase, encoding MDNKTSTLLDLRKEKINELKTDGINLYPNDFKPDHRVYEVKDIIEKNTDTLGENGRKFRLAGRMMAINKMGKSSFVRFQDAGEQMQVYIQKNKVGDDVYALFKKLDVGDFIGVEGPLFQTKTGEWTLLAESFKLLSKSVRPLPEKFHGIKDPEKRYRQRYLDLIMNENTRQIFKKRSAIVAAMRRFFDENGFMEVETPMMQTLPGGAEATPFKTWHNALGMELYLRIAPELYLKRLVVGGFEKVFEINRNFRNEGVSTRHNPEFTMVEFYQAYATYEDLMNLTEEMFSTIVTQITGDSKVEYQGMTIDFSTGWKRISMIDSLAEFGGVDPAIVNDTEALLAHAEKENIQIAKKDRHGKVLTKLFDALVEPKLIQPTFITGYPVEVSPLSRKSDTDAELTDRFELFIAGREIANGFSEINDPEDQYNRFLMQVRQRDEGNDEAHIMDAEYVEALEYGMPPTAGQGIGIDRLVMLLTDAASIREVILFPHMKNV
- a CDS encoding ATP-binding protein — protein: MDKPDLLLRRTRDLFVQIKWVVLARAVFALILLCSTLFFSDADLSGYRDPSFLSLYKISGTILGLSVVYFIWLRWKKYLYGLAYIQVVVDTFLVTAIVFVTGGYHSIFTFLYLLVIIYAAMLLLARGSFAVALVSSIQYGLLIELEFLRIIASVSESQPLSLLVAQHHILYRIVIIISACFATAALSGILAIQLKTARKDLRIAQEHLKRVEKMAVVDEIVSGIAHEIKNPLASLSGSIQMLKEEMAPTGDNDKLMQIVLRETERLKQIVTDIRLIAKPSRTNAELVDLAKAIDDVKILFDNTPDWHGRIHVVTRLERDLYVYMDAVHLQQILWNLIKNAAEAIEDKGKITITLSSPRHKRIYLTVRDTGGGIDQKTASHIFDPFYTTKSDGTGIGLSIIHRIVDTYDGMIDFESIPGKGTVFTLIFQNPHLKE
- a CDS encoding type II secretion system F family protein codes for the protein MAVIYEWKGKNPKGRKIKGEMEAETPEQVRASLERRKITPTRVRKKPKDLFENVSFLAPKVKDSDVIIFARQFSTMIDAGLPLLQCIELLYSQQENPTFKKQLKHIKESVESGETFADALKKYPKTFNELFVNMIAAGEAGGILDVILQRLAAYAEKMAKLKKQVKGAMTYPAITLSVAVIVVGVILVFVIPVFEQMFADMGSALPAFTQLVINLSNFVVDRILWIIFGVIGAGFLYRQIYRTKKGRIFFDDMFLRLPVIGILIRKVAVAKFTRTTSTMISSGVSILEALDIVGKTSGNKIVEFAISDVKVGIAEGRSMADPLLESGVFPAMVCSMIAVGESTGALDVMMTKIADFYDDEVDQAVKNLTDMIEPFMLVFLGIVVGGLVIAMYLPIFSMAGAVG
- a CDS encoding CBS domain-containing protein, with translation MSPKKQKTFPKTVITSHVNSDFDAIGAMLAALKLYPDSVIIFPGSQEKNLRDFFVHSMGYLFNMADPANIDFSGTQRLVIVDTRQKNRLSGVEALLEKPDLIIDIYDHHPSFPDEIKGTYDLSKPYGATTTIMCELLREKNIAITSDEATVMALGIYEDTGNFTYASTTPADFEQAGFLISCGASLSTISSLVVKEMKTEQVTWLNELINEMTTVTVNGLPIHLSAIAASHYIPDLASIVQKIVRMENLDCFFALVLMGSKVYVIARNRLHELDVGKILGALGGGGHFYAASAKVENQTLPQVEMRLIELIQQQIKHVRVAKKLMSSPAITITAEESCRDAAQKMIRYNINTLLVLDPQTLEYSGYITRHVAEKIVHHKLAGQPVIDYFEPGGQSVTLSSDLAEIERIIIDLKQRVVPVMDNHTIAGVITRTDLLNFLVEHNREVVLSEKTDISGLKPRTKYVGNRLKNQLDERVQTLLSDIGTAGDTLGVEVFVVGGFVRDLMLERPIEDVDVVVEGDGIAFARYFASLHNCRLHQHRKFNTAVIIFEDEFKVDVASARLEYYATPAALPVVENSSIKMDLARRDFTINTLAISLNTDTFGTLIDYFGGVRDVKDKIVRIIHNLSFIEDPTRIFRAIKFSNRFGFRIGKVTANLIKNALNVGAVKHLSGLRVLSELKQIFGEENPLPAVETMAEYGLDKVIHNDLKLTHATCDLFESVGKILAWHDLLYADDDYPRWAVYFMAWLHGYPFAVTAQIADRLMFPVKERERLLEQRMKAEQRIRLIEKSYPVSNQQMYWWLIYFKTECLLFMLALTKNEAVRKAISYFYTHQRNIKPLISGKDLKFLGIKPGPAYTTILNTIIDEKLDKKLNTMEEELEFAKHYAWQNNLI